One Antricoccus suffuscus DNA segment encodes these proteins:
- a CDS encoding DUF4253 domain-containing protein — protein MPARIGWLGAPNWSLTGTDVSVMLRSWEDRFGALITSVGREALGVDVGGPPHTEQPCAAC, from the coding sequence GTGCCGGCGCGGATCGGGTGGCTCGGCGCACCCAACTGGAGTCTCACCGGTACCGACGTATCGGTCATGCTCCGATCCTGGGAAGACCGGTTCGGCGCCCTCATCACCTCCGTAGGTCGGGAGGCGCTCGGTGTCGATGTGGGCGGGCCACCGCACACCGAGCAACCGTGCGCGGCCTGCTAG
- a CDS encoding phospho-sugar mutase gives MNSSGIGHRDLEAVVTAAKAWIADDPDSESRDEMTTLLDKLPDDAVAADLADRFSGPLTFGTAGLRGPLRAGPNGMNRAVVCRAAAGLAAYLNAIDATGPVVIGYDARYGSKQFAYDTAQIVVGSGREAKVMPRELPTPLLAFAVGHFNAAAGVMVTASHNPPQDNGYKVYLGGDEGRNAQIVPPADVGISDAIASVGKVADIPRGGGFEVVDDAIVTAYLSRAAGVLDPATSRDVTAVSTALHGVGGPLLGAAFEAAGFAAPTPVAAQQTPNPDFPGLAFPNPEEKNVMDEVVALAQRDNADIAIANDPDADRCAIAVPMRDGWRALRGDELGVLLADHLIRRGEKGTYATTIVSSSLLGVLCKARGVPYAETLTGFKWIVRGPDSTGVPLRFGYEEAIGYCVDPLSVNDKDGITAALVAAELIGVLKASGQSVQDRLDEIYTEFGHYKTDQISVRVEDLTIISDTMRRLRDDLPTRLGDWDVVTEDILPQTDALIVRGDGVRVVIRPSGTEPKLKAYLEIVVPPTGDATADAATAADQMTTLRTAVESLVN, from the coding sequence ATGAATAGCAGCGGCATTGGTCATCGGGACCTCGAAGCGGTCGTGACCGCCGCGAAAGCCTGGATCGCTGACGACCCGGACTCGGAAAGTCGCGATGAAATGACCACGCTGCTAGACAAGCTGCCCGACGACGCCGTCGCAGCCGACCTCGCCGACCGGTTCTCCGGGCCGCTTACCTTCGGCACCGCCGGGCTTCGCGGACCCCTGCGCGCCGGGCCGAACGGGATGAACCGAGCGGTCGTCTGCCGCGCCGCTGCCGGCTTGGCGGCGTATCTCAACGCGATTGATGCGACCGGGCCGGTCGTCATCGGGTACGACGCGCGCTATGGCAGCAAGCAGTTCGCCTACGACACAGCGCAAATCGTCGTCGGGTCCGGCCGCGAGGCAAAGGTGATGCCGCGCGAGCTGCCGACACCGCTGCTGGCGTTCGCGGTCGGCCACTTCAACGCGGCAGCGGGCGTCATGGTCACCGCGAGCCACAATCCCCCGCAAGATAACGGCTACAAGGTCTACCTCGGCGGTGACGAGGGGCGCAACGCGCAGATCGTGCCGCCGGCCGACGTTGGGATATCGGACGCGATTGCATCCGTCGGCAAGGTCGCGGATATTCCCCGCGGCGGTGGCTTCGAGGTGGTCGACGACGCTATCGTGACGGCGTACCTCTCACGGGCCGCCGGCGTACTCGACCCCGCTACCTCGCGCGACGTCACCGCCGTATCTACGGCGCTACACGGTGTCGGCGGCCCCCTGCTCGGCGCTGCATTCGAGGCCGCCGGCTTCGCCGCCCCAACCCCGGTCGCCGCCCAGCAGACACCCAATCCAGACTTCCCGGGGCTCGCTTTCCCCAACCCGGAGGAAAAGAACGTCATGGACGAGGTCGTCGCGTTAGCACAGCGCGACAATGCGGATATCGCCATCGCTAACGACCCGGACGCCGATCGGTGCGCCATCGCCGTACCGATGCGGGACGGCTGGCGTGCCCTACGCGGTGACGAGCTCGGCGTACTCCTCGCCGACCACCTGATCCGGCGCGGCGAAAAAGGCACCTACGCAACGACAATCGTGTCCTCGTCGCTGCTCGGGGTGCTTTGCAAGGCTCGCGGCGTACCGTACGCCGAGACGCTGACCGGCTTCAAATGGATCGTCCGCGGACCGGACTCGACCGGCGTACCGCTGCGCTTTGGTTATGAGGAAGCGATCGGCTATTGCGTCGACCCGTTGTCGGTCAACGACAAGGACGGCATCACCGCGGCACTTGTCGCCGCCGAGCTCATCGGCGTACTCAAAGCCTCCGGTCAGTCCGTCCAGGATCGGCTGGACGAGATCTACACCGAGTTCGGGCACTACAAGACCGACCAGATCTCGGTGCGCGTCGAGGACTTGACGATCATCAGCGACACGATGCGGCGGCTGCGCGACGACCTGCCGACGAGGCTCGGCGACTGGGATGTCGTGACCGAAGACATCCTGCCGCAGACAGATGCGCTTATCGTGCGCGGGGACGGCGTACGAGTCGTGATCCGTCCGAGTGGTACCGAGCCAAAACTCAAGGCATACCTGGAAATCGTCGTACCGCCCACCGGTGACGCCACCGCCGACGCCGCGACCGCCGCTGACCAGATGACAACGCTACGGACCGCAGTCGAGTCTCTCGTCAACTGA